TGGGCAGATGGTGACAATACTAGCCACAGTACTATCGGCATGTTAACCGCACACTGGTAGCACCCAAATTCCCCATACACTTATCTGAATTTTGCTGCATTGCAGCAAAATGTTATGGTTACTTTGAACTTCCTGTCCTGAAATACAGACAAAGACACTATTGCTGCATCGCACAAATTAGGCAGTTTGTTTATTAATCAAGGGTATATGCACCATGAAAAACTATCTTGTCATCGGCGAAAAATGGGTGCGCGCCATCGTGTTCTCTGACGAAATAGGCGCAGAGCTTTATATCGCCAAAAATTGTGCCGGTATCGAATACCAGCGCTATTCCGAAGCGGAATTCAATGAAACCTATGCGGATGCGGACATGCGCGAGATGGAATACGGGGTCAACGATTACATGGCCCGTCGCCTGATCGTTATATGCTACGACAGGCCAGGCAACCGCTTGTCCGATTGCTGACGGGTTTTCTATCGCCCAGGCGGGGTGATTATCTCACCTTTGCCCATGCAATTGCTGGTTCAATTTCGCCACCGCTTGTTCCCAGTTCTTCCCATCAAAATAAATGACTTCCGGCAATGCTGCTGCAAGCTCAACATCATCCAGACAGCGCACGTTGATGCTGATCATGTCGGGTGCGGCACGCGGGTTGCTGAACGGGTGAATGCCACAATACTTACAAAACCAGTGTTTCGCTTCCTTGCTATCAAACTGGTAAAGCTGCAAGGCATCCTCCCCCTGCAAGAGCTGAAACTGCTCTGGTGGAACCCGGTGGTGCAACACGCCCTTTTTGCTACAAATGGAGCAATTGCATTGCACCACCTTATCCAACACCGTGTTGACGGTGAATCTGACCTGCCCACAGTGACAGCTTCCGTGCAGGGTGGTTTGAGGTTTTTTTTCAGTCACAGCCACAATCCCCGGATAACACAACACCGGGTTCCGCCTCGGAAGCAACCGGATGGCCGTCACGTTTCCACCAGTCCAGCCCACCTATCAGTTCCTTAACCCGGAAACCCAGCTGAGCCATGGCTAACGCCCCCTTGGTGGAGGCGTTACAGCCGATGCCATCGCAATAAGTTACAATCAAAGCGGACTTGTCCAGACGTGCAGTGCTGGCTTCATCCATCTGCCGGTGGGGGATATTGATAGCTCCGGGAATATGCGTGGCAGCAAAAGCCTGTGGGGAACGGGCGTCAATCACCACCACGTTTTCCCCGGCTTCCAGCGCCACCTTCAGATCCCACGAATCGGTTTCGTAGGCAAGTTTGTTGAGATAATGCTGTATCTGTTCCTGCATAAAATGTTCTCTCCTATTAGTGGATGCAAACCATGACGGGGCGAAGGATCAGTAACGCCCTTCAGGCCAGCCTTATCCATCCCGCAACTGGCGCAACCTGCCCAGCTCCAGCACCACGAGCTGCGTAGGTTCCTCGCGGATCACGCCCTGCTCCTTCATCCTGCCCAACACCCGTGAAAAGGTTTCCGGCTGTAAACCCAGCCGGGATGCCACCACTGCCTTGGAAGATGGCAGGTGCAGGCATTGCTCATTGCCCTCCTCTTCCATGAAAGCCAGGAAATAGCCCGCGACCTTCTGCTGCGCAGTAGCCATGCTCAACATCTGGATGTCATTCACAAACCGGTGCACCCGCCGACTCAGGTTGGCCAGCATCTTGATCGCCAAATCGCTGTTCCGGCGGATTTGCTCCCTGAGCACCACCGCCGGGATGAGTACCATCTCAACCACGTCAATCGTGCAGGCATGAACAGGGTAAGGCTTGTCCAGCAGAGCCACCGATTCGGCAAACGTTTCCCCTGCCGGAATGATTTCGATCACTTTTTCCCGGCCATCCGAAGTCAGGCGGTACAGGCGTACACTGCCTTTGAGCACCAGAAAAAAATGCACGGAGGGGTCGCCTTGGGCGAAAAGCTGCTGCCCTGTAGCACAGGTCATCTTACGGGACGCATTGGCGATGGGTAACAGTTCAGCTTGATTCAGATTGTGGAAAGGCGGTGCAACACGCAATAACTGCTCCATGCTTCATCTCTTGAACGGGGGTAATACTATTCCTGAGCGTAATGGAGGGACTTGACGGCGGTCAAGGCAAACCTGATCTGGAATACCCAGAATAACCGACGCCGCTACTCAATTAAAGGAAGGAGGAGACCCCATGTTTTGCTATCAATGCGAGCAAACCCTACGTACCGATACTACTGCCGGATGCGCCAGCGACAAAGGCGCCTGCGGTAAAGATGCCACCACGTCCGACCTTCAGGACATCCTGATTTACCAGATCAAGGGCATTGCCCAGTATGCGCAACTGGCCCGCAGCGTGGGCGTGGTCGATAAGGCGGTGGATGACTTCATCCAGTACGGCTTTTTCACTACCCTGACCAACGTCAACTTCACTGCGACCCGTTTCGTCAACATGATCCACGAAGCCGCCAGAATCCGCGACAGCATCAAGACAAAATACAGCGAAGCTGCCACCGATCAGGGTAAGCCCGTCGAGGAACCCGACGGCCCGGCTCAATTCCAGCCTGCCAACAACATGGATGACATTCTCAAACAGGAATCCGTGGCGGTGGTGAACAAGGATCACGACATTGTTGGCGAAGACGTGAATGGCCTGCGGGTGCTGATCACTTACGGCATGAAAGGCGTGTGCGCCTATTCCCACCATGCGCGGATGCTGGGCTATCAGGAAGATGCGATTGATGCCGAAGTCGAGCGCATTCTGGCCTACCTGACCACTAACCCTACCGATATTGAAGAACTGCTGGGGCAGGCGCTGGCGGTCGGCCAACTGAACCTGCAAGTCATGGATTTGCTGGATCGCGCCAACAACGGCACGTTCGGCGACCAGGAAATTACCCAAGTGCGCGTCACCCCGGTGGCGGGGAAGTGCCTGCTGGTCAGTGGGCACGATTTGCACGACATGGGGCAAATCCTGGAGCAAACCAAGGATCAGGGCATCAACGTCTACACCCACGGCGAAATGCTCCCCGCCCACGCTTACCCCGGCCTGAAAAAATACCCGCATCTGGTCGGCAACTACGGCGGCGCATGGCAGGATCAGCAGCAGGAATTCGCCGACTTCCCCGGCCCGATCGTACTGACCTCCAACTGCATCATTGAACCGGCCAAAAGTTACCGCCAACGCATCTTCACCACCGGCCCGGTAGGCTGGCCGGGTGTACGCCACATCGACAACGGCAATTACGCACCCGCAATCCAGGCCGCCAAAGCGCTGCCGGGTTTCAAGGAAGATTCTGAAGCAAAATTCATTACCACCGGTTTTGGCCACAAGACCGTGCTGGGCGTAGCCGACAAAGTGGTGGATGCGGTCAAATCCGGTGCGATCCAGCACTTCTTCGTGATTGGCGGCTGCGATGGCGCCAAACCGGGGCGCAATTACTACACCGAACTGGCGGACAAGACCCCGGCAAACAGCATCATGCTGACCGTCGGCTGCGCCAAATACCGCTTCAACCAGAACGACTACGGCGACATCGGCGGCATTCCGCGCCTGCTGGACATGGGGCAGTGCAACGACTCCTATTCCGCCATCAAGGTAGCGTCGGCGCTGGCCGGGGCATTTGAATGCGGGGTCAATGACTTGCCGTTGTCGCTGATGGTTTCCTGGTTTGAGCAGAAAGCGACTGCCGTGTTGCTGTCCCTGCTGGCGGCAGGCGTGAAAGGCATCCACCTCGGCCCCAGCCTGCCGCCTTACCTGACGCCTAACCTGCTTGCTGTACTGACAGAACGCTTTGACCTGCGGGTGAACCATACGCCGGAAGAAGATCTGCAAACCGCCCTTGGTCAGGCCGCCGCCTGATCCACACCCGTTGTAGGGGCAGGCCCCCGTG
The sequence above is drawn from the Thiothrix nivea DSM 5205 genome and encodes:
- a CDS encoding rhodanese-like domain-containing protein, which translates into the protein MQEQIQHYLNKLAYETDSWDLKVALEAGENVVVIDARSPQAFAATHIPGAINIPHRQMDEASTARLDKSALIVTYCDGIGCNASTKGALAMAQLGFRVKELIGGLDWWKRDGHPVASEAEPGVVLSGDCGCD
- a CDS encoding Crp/Fnr family transcriptional regulator; the encoded protein is MEQLLRVAPPFHNLNQAELLPIANASRKMTCATGQQLFAQGDPSVHFFLVLKGSVRLYRLTSDGREKVIEIIPAGETFAESVALLDKPYPVHACTIDVVEMVLIPAVVLREQIRRNSDLAIKMLANLSRRVHRFVNDIQMLSMATAQQKVAGYFLAFMEEEGNEQCLHLPSSKAVVASRLGLQPETFSRVLGRMKEQGVIREEPTQLVVLELGRLRQLRDG
- the hcp gene encoding hydroxylamine reductase; this encodes MFCYQCEQTLRTDTTAGCASDKGACGKDATTSDLQDILIYQIKGIAQYAQLARSVGVVDKAVDDFIQYGFFTTLTNVNFTATRFVNMIHEAARIRDSIKTKYSEAATDQGKPVEEPDGPAQFQPANNMDDILKQESVAVVNKDHDIVGEDVNGLRVLITYGMKGVCAYSHHARMLGYQEDAIDAEVERILAYLTTNPTDIEELLGQALAVGQLNLQVMDLLDRANNGTFGDQEITQVRVTPVAGKCLLVSGHDLHDMGQILEQTKDQGINVYTHGEMLPAHAYPGLKKYPHLVGNYGGAWQDQQQEFADFPGPIVLTSNCIIEPAKSYRQRIFTTGPVGWPGVRHIDNGNYAPAIQAAKALPGFKEDSEAKFITTGFGHKTVLGVADKVVDAVKSGAIQHFFVIGGCDGAKPGRNYYTELADKTPANSIMLTVGCAKYRFNQNDYGDIGGIPRLLDMGQCNDSYSAIKVASALAGAFECGVNDLPLSLMVSWFEQKATAVLLSLLAAGVKGIHLGPSLPPYLTPNLLAVLTERFDLRVNHTPEEDLQTALGQAAA
- a CDS encoding GFA family protein, giving the protein MTEKKPQTTLHGSCHCGQVRFTVNTVLDKVVQCNCSICSKKGVLHHRVPPEQFQLLQGEDALQLYQFDSKEAKHWFCKYCGIHPFSNPRAAPDMISINVRCLDDVELAAALPEVIYFDGKNWEQAVAKLNQQLHGQR